The Verrucomicrobiota bacterium nucleotide sequence AGTGGCTCCGCGTCGCGGGCGAATTCGCGACCGTCGGCATCACCGACCACGCGCAGCACGAATTGACCGACGTCGTCTTCGTCGAGTTGCCCGGCGTCGGCCGCTCGCTCAAGTCCGGCGAAGCCTGCGCCGTCGTCGAATCCGTCAAGACCGCGAGCGACATCTACGCGCCCGTCAGCGGCGACGTGGTGGAGGTGAACAAAGCCCTTGAATCCAACCCCGCGCTCGTAAACACGGAACCTTACGCGGCCGGCTGGTTCTTCAAACTCAAGCTCGCGAATCCCGCCGAGGTTTCCACCCTCCTGAACGCGGATTCGTATCTCGCCCAGATCAGCGGCTCGTAGCCGGTTCGGGCAGCTCACGTCGCGTCCAGCACGCTGTTCGCCGTCAGGGCCCCAAACACGTCTTCCCGCGACGGTCCGGTCGCGCGGACCGCGCCACGGGCGCGACGGCCGAGGCGGCGGCGCTGCTTGCGGAATCCGCGGACGCCGTCCACGCGCTGGATGTGGATTCAAACTTCGAGGCGGTCGGGCAGTATTACCGCGCGTCCGGCCCCCCCGAAAGACGAGGAGGTCGTGCGATTGCTCTCGGGACAAGCCGGCCAGGAATAGTCCGGGCGTCCGCTGCGGCCAACCGGCGGCTTCAACATCCCGGCTGCGCCGCGCGCCCGGTTGCGCTGCGTTCCGACGGTTGCGGCAGCTTGCGCGGCGGCTTCGCAGGCAGCAGCGCGTCACGCGCGATGCTGGCACCGACCTTGAAGGCAACGGGGATCAGCTTGGCGCGCAGGTCCTGCTCCGACTTGATCTCGACGATGACCTGGTCCTCGACGCCGAGCCGATACGGGCG carries:
- the gcvH gene encoding glycine cleavage system protein GcvH, producing the protein MSTQVPADLRYAKSHEWLRVAGEFATVGITDHAQHELTDVVFVELPGVGRSLKSGEACAVVESVKTASDIYAPVSGDVVEVNKALESNPALVNTEPYAAGWFFKLKLANPAEVSTLLNADSYLAQISGS